CCATCCATTCAGCAAATATATAAGGAATTTCTGGGAGCCCCGGGCAGTGAAAGGGCTCACCAATTATTACATACACACTATCACCCAAGATTACCGAGAGGAATACGATAATGTGCGCACATCATAATATACAACAATCAACAGATAATTGGAAGGAAGTCGAAGAGTTTGCGAAAAAGGCACTTCCAGTACAAATTGTTAAATTCATTGAAGAATGCAAAAAAGAACCCAATCCCGAGAGCAAATTAATTAAGATACTCCAATTGGTTCAGGAACATTATGGTTTCCTTGGAAAAACACAGATGGATGCAGTGGCTCAATTATTGCAAGTGCCGATGGCAAAAGTATCAGGAGTTGCTACCTTTTACCACTTTTTCCGTCTTGTGCCACGAGGGAAATATCTTATTCGAGTTTGCCTGGGTACAGCCTGTTATGTAAAAGGTGCGGAACGGGTTGTAGATAAGTTAAAAGAAGAACTCGGAATACAATTTGGAGAAACAACAAAAGATGGATTATTTTCTCTTGAAGGGACACGGTGTTTAGGATGTTGCGGTTTAGCACCTGTTGTTGAAATTAATAAGGAAATATTTGGACAGGTTACACCGGATAAAATACCTGCAATTCTTGAACATTATTCAGAAAAAGAGACCGAGTCACAATAGAATAATATGGTTAACATAAAAGTATATTCTACATACCAAGAGTTATGTAGAAGTGCCTTTCAACAAGTAGTATCGTCTGTTAAAAGAAACTCAGGTGCATTAATCTGTGTGGCAACAGGTGAGAGCCCTATTGGGCTTTATCAATTTTTTCCAGAGCAATCTGAATTATTTAAGCATATAAAAATATTAAAATTAGATGAGTGGGGAGGAATACAACCTGATGATCCATCTACATGCGAAACTTATATAAAAGAAAATATTATCCAACCGCTGAAACTTGACGAAAACCAATTGATGGGATTTCAAAGTGATGCGAAAAACACTGAAAATGAATGCAATCGCATAAAAAGTTTGATACAACAACACAATGGTATTGATTCGTGTATTTTGGGAATGGGAGCCGATGGACATATCGGATTAAATTTTCCAGCAGATACAATTATTCCAGATGCACATGTTGTTCCATCACATTATTTAACTCATTCTATGTTGGATAAAGCCAGAGAGAAACCTACTCATGGATATACTCTTGGTTTTAAAGAAATACTAAACTCTAAGGAGATTATCTTAATAGTAAAGGGAGCGTCAAAAAGAGAGGCGTTAAGATTATTGAATAAAGGAGAGATTACAACTCATTTTCCAGCCTCATTACTATTACTCTCTCAAAATTGCACGATATATTGTGATAAAGATGCTTATGAATAGTATTAT
This sequence is a window from Candidatus Hydrogenedens sp.. Protein-coding genes within it:
- the nuoE gene encoding NADH-quinone oxidoreductase subunit NuoE; the encoded protein is MCAHHNIQQSTDNWKEVEEFAKKALPVQIVKFIEECKKEPNPESKLIKILQLVQEHYGFLGKTQMDAVAQLLQVPMAKVSGVATFYHFFRLVPRGKYLIRVCLGTACYVKGAERVVDKLKEELGIQFGETTKDGLFSLEGTRCLGCCGLAPVVEINKEIFGQVTPDKIPAILEHYSEKETESQ
- a CDS encoding 6-phosphogluconolactonase; its protein translation is MVNIKVYSTYQELCRSAFQQVVSSVKRNSGALICVATGESPIGLYQFFPEQSELFKHIKILKLDEWGGIQPDDPSTCETYIKENIIQPLKLDENQLMGFQSDAKNTENECNRIKSLIQQHNGIDSCILGMGADGHIGLNFPADTIIPDAHVVPSHYLTHSMLDKAREKPTHGYTLGFKEILNSKEIILIVKGASKREALRLLNKGEITTHFPASLLLLSQNCTIYCDKDAYE